A single genomic interval of Candidatus Anstonellales archaeon harbors:
- a CDS encoding sodium-dependent transporter encodes MSTKDRWSGSLEFIIAAIGSAVGIGNIWRFPYIMGQNGMLAFLVPYTVCLIVIGVPLLMLEIGAGLYFRVSYLEVLKKIGFPQSLGIFTLLVVFFILSYYVVITSWMLFYAFGFFTGLDVNFGIISGSYISVPFFLATIFLLYVVMSLGIKKGIEPAVMVFVPILALLLVVITAYMLIMMPQTIEKTLEKIELDMEYFMSPRTWLFASAQVVFSLSIGMGLMLTYGAYVKDRLDLKKSALTICLGDLTVSLLSVFIIFPLAFLSGTSIEEGALLSMEALPVIFGMMPFGKFVGGIFFLLVFIAAFTSAISMAEMGIHSFDSKLKLSRQKAVEYFLLALLLVSSVVLLSYSPLNLSLFGKPILDLFDVIFGTMLSPLSAFLVLVALAHYWDIKRFLLLAGIMNRTLSRILEYILKWVSPAILILLFSYGITH; translated from the coding sequence ATGAGCACAAAAGATAGGTGGTCGGGCAGTTTAGAGTTTATAATTGCTGCGATAGGTTCTGCTGTTGGTATCGGCAACATTTGGAGATTTCCATATATAATGGGACAGAATGGAATGTTGGCATTTTTAGTTCCATACACAGTCTGCTTGATTGTGATTGGAGTGCCACTGCTTATGCTTGAGATAGGAGCTGGGCTGTATTTTAGGGTCTCTTATTTAGAAGTTTTAAAGAAGATTGGGTTCCCCCAGAGCCTTGGAATTTTTACACTTTTGGTAGTGTTCTTTATTTTGAGCTATTACGTCGTTATTACAAGCTGGATGTTGTTTTATGCATTCGGTTTTTTTACTGGTCTAGACGTGAATTTTGGGATTATATCAGGAAGTTATATATCTGTCCCATTTTTCCTTGCGACTATCTTTCTCCTTTACGTAGTGATGTCACTTGGAATAAAAAAAGGAATTGAGCCAGCTGTCATGGTGTTTGTTCCTATTCTCGCTTTGCTATTAGTGGTGATAACCGCATATATGTTGATAATGATGCCTCAGACCATAGAGAAAACGCTTGAAAAAATTGAATTGGATATGGAATATTTTATGAGTCCTCGAACGTGGCTTTTTGCTTCTGCTCAAGTAGTATTTTCACTTTCGATAGGCATGGGATTGATGCTTACTTATGGTGCCTATGTAAAGGATAGATTAGACCTAAAAAAGTCTGCGCTGACGATATGTTTAGGAGACTTGACAGTATCACTTCTTTCAGTGTTTATAATATTTCCACTTGCATTCCTATCTGGTACTTCGATAGAAGAAGGAGCACTTTTATCAATGGAAGCGCTTCCAGTCATTTTTGGAATGATGCCGTTTGGTAAATTTGTGGGAGGTATTTTTTTTCTTCTTGTATTTATAGCAGCATTTACTTCGGCAATTTCCATGGCCGAGATGGGTATTCACTCGTTTGATAGTAAACTGAAACTTTCAAGACAGAAAGCGGTCGAGTATTTTCTTCTTGCACTTTTGTTAGTGAGTAGTGTAGTGCTATTGAGTTATTCGCCTCTCAACTTATCACTGTTTGGAAAACCTATCCTGGACTTATTTGATGTTATATTTGGCACAATGCTTTCGCCTTTGTCCGCATTTTTAGTTTTGGTTGCGCTAGCTCATTATTGGGATATAAAAAGGTTCTTACTGCTGGCAGGAATAATGAATAGAACTCTGTCGAGAATACTTGAGTATATTCTAAAATGGGTCTCTCCGGCTATTCTTATACTGCTTTTTAGTTACGGGATTACTCATTAA
- the asnS gene encoding asparagine--tRNA ligase, with protein sequence MDPIKDRFVQISQIQEGHHTGQRVKIRGWVYRQRASGGVSFVVVRDSSGIIQCAIKKDSVGEGAWRASNDLFIESSILIEGVVKEDKRAPGGYEISATDVRLVHKGEPFPIAKDQSVEFLLDTRHLWLRSRKLTAIMKARAKIVSYLREFLFQEGFWEVAPPIITRVGCEGGSTLFPLDYFGKKAYLTQSSQLYAEAYIASLEKVYVLAPSFRAEPSRTTKHLTEYWHLEPEIAFYDHKMNMELQEKMIEYVCQKFGYQDVDIIKSLDQDPERLLKVKAPFKRMTHKEAVSLVNKRGGHMNQDQDFGSDEESLLTKGEEKPIFVTHFPKKIKSFYMREDPQNPGYVLCDDMYAPDGHGELIGGSERIWDLEELLKRINEEKLNAADYQWYIDLRRYGSIPHSGFGLGIERLIKWMLNLDHIRDAIPFPRLINRVDP encoded by the coding sequence ATGGACCCCATCAAGGATAGATTTGTGCAGATAAGCCAAATTCAAGAAGGACATCATACGGGCCAAAGAGTAAAAATTCGTGGATGGGTCTATAGGCAAAGAGCCTCAGGTGGCGTCTCCTTTGTTGTTGTAAGAGACAGCAGTGGAATAATCCAGTGTGCAATAAAAAAGGATTCAGTAGGAGAAGGAGCTTGGCGTGCTTCAAACGACCTCTTTATTGAATCGTCAATTCTTATTGAAGGGGTAGTAAAAGAAGATAAAAGAGCTCCTGGAGGATACGAAATATCTGCTACAGATGTAAGGTTAGTCCACAAAGGCGAACCCTTCCCAATAGCAAAAGATCAATCAGTAGAATTTCTCCTAGATACGCGACACCTCTGGCTCAGATCACGAAAACTTACAGCCATCATGAAGGCGCGAGCGAAAATTGTCTCATACCTTAGAGAATTTTTATTCCAAGAAGGTTTCTGGGAAGTTGCACCCCCAATAATAACACGCGTAGGATGTGAAGGCGGAAGCACACTATTTCCTTTGGATTATTTTGGAAAAAAAGCATATCTAACTCAATCTTCTCAGCTGTATGCTGAAGCATATATCGCTTCTCTTGAGAAGGTATATGTTCTTGCTCCTTCATTTAGAGCTGAGCCTTCAAGGACCACAAAACACCTCACTGAATATTGGCATCTTGAACCTGAAATAGCATTTTATGACCATAAAATGAATATGGAGCTCCAAGAAAAAATGATAGAATATGTATGCCAAAAATTCGGATACCAAGATGTTGATATCATCAAATCATTAGATCAAGACCCTGAACGTCTCCTAAAAGTGAAGGCTCCATTCAAAAGAATGACTCACAAGGAAGCAGTAAGCTTAGTAAACAAACGAGGGGGGCACATGAATCAAGATCAAGACTTCGGTTCGGATGAAGAAAGTCTCCTTACAAAAGGCGAAGAGAAACCCATTTTTGTAACCCACTTCCCAAAGAAGATAAAGTCATTTTATATGCGGGAAGACCCACAAAATCCCGGCTATGTTCTCTGTGATGACATGTATGCTCCTGATGGCCACGGAGAGCTAATTGGTGGAAGCGAAAGAATATGGGATTTAGAAGAACTTCTCAAAAGAATAAATGAAGAAAAACTCAATGCCGCAGATTATCAGTGGTACATCGACCTTCGAAGATACGGAAGCATACCTCATTCAGGATTTGGATTAGGCATAGAGCGACTTATAAAATGGATGCTTAATCTAGATCACATACGAGACGCTATTCCCTTTCCACGTCTGATAAACAGGGTTGACCCATGA
- a CDS encoding adenylyltransferase/cytidyltransferase family protein gives MIVEKELIKKQFRIFLEGKSPPLPPEVRKQIIVGMTGGAFDVLHLGHVFTLEKAKEYCDFLVVVVSTDDFVMKTKGKLLHPQEYRKKMVESIKYVDFAIAGVEDRLSTLNFVSPDVIIFGYDQEPFVPPKRDYRIIKIKEHMDESLYKSSRIISDLGY, from the coding sequence ATGATTGTGGAAAAAGAGTTAATAAAAAAGCAATTTCGCATATTCCTTGAAGGAAAATCCCCTCCTCTTCCGCCTGAAGTGCGCAAGCAGATAATAGTAGGAATGACCGGTGGTGCCTTTGACGTTTTGCATTTAGGCCATGTGTTTACTCTTGAGAAAGCAAAAGAATATTGTGATTTTCTAGTGGTTGTTGTCTCAACAGACGATTTTGTGATGAAAACAAAAGGCAAGCTCCTTCACCCACAAGAATATAGAAAAAAAATGGTCGAATCTATTAAATATGTAGATTTTGCAATTGCGGGAGTTGAAGATAGACTTTCTACGTTAAATTTTGTCTCTCCTGATGTTATCATTTTTGGTTATGACCAAGAACCCTTTGTACCGCCTAAACGAGACTATAGAATAATAAAAATAAAGGAACATATGGACGAATCTCTTTACAAAAGTTCGAGAATAATAAGCGACCTTGGATATTGA
- the serS gene encoding serine--tRNA ligase, protein MPTLKQIRENAEEFFQGLTKRGMDTDIIKKLLEIDKRWRKEKAELDLLRAKKNEFSKMIAQAKSKGEIIEKELELMKKNSEEITQLEREIRTIESKIEEILLLIPNMPHNSVPLGNSSEENVVVREGPQKPKKDSKSVVPHYDLLTKHRLIDFERGAKLAGHRFAFLRGKIARLERALSNFMVECAVGRGYTEYWVPYLVGKKAMIGSGHLPKFSKEVYKCSEDELYLIPTAEVPLVNLFADEILDEEDLPVKICAFSPCFRREAGEYQKDIKGFIRQHQFDKVELVKFCLPDESYKELESMVKDAESVLQRLGLPYRVVELCTGDLGFASAKTYDLEVWIPSQDKYREVSSCSNCTDFQSIRANIKFWRKGKPEYVHTLNGSGIAVGRTLVALVENFQDEDGIDIPKPLQDFMQCERIEWE, encoded by the coding sequence ATGCCAACACTGAAGCAGATTAGAGAAAACGCAGAAGAATTCTTTCAAGGACTGACAAAGAGGGGGATGGATACAGACATCATAAAAAAATTGCTTGAAATAGACAAACGATGGAGAAAAGAGAAGGCTGAGCTTGATTTGCTGAGAGCAAAGAAAAACGAATTTTCAAAAATGATTGCTCAAGCAAAGAGCAAGGGTGAAATAATAGAAAAAGAGCTTGAACTGATGAAGAAGAATTCTGAAGAGATAACTCAACTTGAAAGAGAGATTAGGACAATAGAATCAAAAATAGAGGAAATTTTACTTCTTATTCCGAATATGCCTCATAACAGCGTCCCTCTGGGAAATAGCTCTGAAGAAAATGTGGTTGTAAGGGAGGGACCTCAAAAACCAAAAAAGGATTCAAAAAGCGTTGTCCCACACTATGACTTACTCACAAAACATAGGCTTATCGACTTTGAAAGAGGAGCAAAGTTAGCTGGACACCGGTTTGCTTTTCTTAGAGGGAAGATAGCGCGTCTGGAAAGGGCTCTTTCTAATTTTATGGTGGAATGTGCAGTTGGCAGAGGATACACTGAGTATTGGGTTCCATATCTTGTTGGAAAAAAAGCAATGATTGGAAGTGGACACCTTCCAAAGTTTTCTAAGGAAGTTTATAAGTGTAGCGAAGATGAGCTTTATCTCATTCCCACGGCAGAAGTACCACTTGTCAATCTCTTTGCCGATGAAATTTTAGATGAAGAGGATTTGCCAGTTAAGATATGCGCATTTAGTCCATGTTTCAGAAGAGAAGCGGGAGAGTACCAAAAGGACATAAAAGGTTTCATTCGCCAACACCAGTTTGACAAGGTTGAGTTAGTAAAATTCTGCTTGCCGGATGAATCTTACAAGGAATTAGAAAGCATGGTGAAAGATGCTGAGTCTGTTTTGCAAAGGCTCGGATTACCTTATAGAGTTGTTGAGCTTTGTACCGGCGATTTAGGCTTTGCATCTGCAAAAACTTATGATTTGGAAGTTTGGATTCCGTCTCAGGACAAATATAGAGAGGTATCATCTTGTTCAAACTGCACTGACTTTCAGTCAATAAGAGCTAATATCAAGTTTTGGAGAAAGGGAAAGCCGGAATATGTTCACACTTTAAATGGAAGTGGAATTGCAGTTGGAAGGACGCTTGTTGCACTAGTCGAAAATTTTCAGGATGAGGATGGAATTGATATTCCAAAACCGTTGCAGGATTTTATGCAGTGCGAAAGAATAGAATGGGAATAA
- a CDS encoding alanine--glyoxylate aminotransferase family protein has protein sequence MSEPLLLTPGPVWLHPKIREAMSKQIIYHRGREIEELISGLVSYIKKNMNCQDAFVLTGSGTTGWEFAFANLCKKDEKILCLSNGHFGEKLAKAASYFGNVIGYNLEANKGWSLERAKEKIDEASDATLFAMVYNETSTGVANHAKDVFSYAKNKGMITICDAISAWGAMELDMQSFGIDFCISASQKALGASPGLAIVGVSQEAMERALSNKSTSYYLDMKIHAENMKKFQTPNTPAISLMYGLQAAFELCEERGGMSANIERHRRGGEMARRFVKDIGYEVFAEEGFYSNTITAFLLENADEVRRKLYEERNIVTARDFGAYRGRLFRICHIGNFTEVDLGKAFEAIREILGR, from the coding sequence ATGAGCGAACCACTTCTCCTTACTCCTGGTCCAGTGTGGTTGCACCCAAAAATAAGAGAAGCAATGTCAAAACAGATAATATACCATAGAGGAAGAGAGATAGAAGAACTGATAAGTGGTCTTGTTAGTTACATTAAGAAAAACATGAACTGCCAAGATGCCTTTGTGCTTACTGGCTCTGGAACTACCGGTTGGGAATTTGCGTTTGCGAATTTGTGCAAAAAAGACGAGAAGATACTCTGCCTCTCAAACGGACATTTTGGGGAGAAGCTTGCAAAAGCTGCAAGTTATTTCGGAAATGTGATTGGATATAACCTAGAAGCAAACAAAGGATGGAGTTTGGAAAGAGCAAAGGAGAAGATTGATGAAGCTTCTGACGCAACTCTTTTTGCGATGGTTTATAATGAGACAAGCACAGGTGTTGCAAATCACGCAAAGGATGTCTTCTCTTATGCAAAAAATAAAGGGATGATTACTATATGCGATGCTATATCTGCTTGGGGAGCAATGGAACTTGACATGCAGTCCTTTGGCATAGATTTCTGCATAAGTGCTTCCCAAAAGGCACTTGGAGCTTCGCCTGGACTTGCAATTGTAGGAGTCTCTCAGGAAGCCATGGAAAGGGCGCTTTCAAACAAAAGTACCTCATATTACCTTGATATGAAGATACATGCAGAGAATATGAAAAAATTTCAGACCCCTAATACGCCAGCAATAAGCTTAATGTATGGGTTGCAGGCTGCTTTTGAACTTTGTGAAGAAAGAGGAGGAATGAGCGCAAATATTGAGAGACACAGAAGAGGGGGGGAGATGGCAAGACGATTTGTAAAGGATATTGGATATGAGGTCTTTGCCGAAGAAGGATTTTATTCAAATACCATAACTGCATTTTTGCTTGAAAATGCGGATGAGGTGAGACGAAAGTTATACGAAGAGAGGAATATCGTCACTGCGCGAGATTTTGGGGCTTATAGGGGAAGGTTATTTAGAATATGCCACATAGGAAATTTCACAGAAGTGGATTTAGGGAAGGCGTTTGAAGCTATAAGAGAAATTTTAGGAAGATGA
- a CDS encoding multiprotein bridging factor aMBF1 has product MTECEMCGGEGAGYLILVEGAKLFVCQQCSTLGKILSRPSVERREKNTFQPAPKTEVEIVDDYAKRIREAREKMGLSVSVVAERINEKESFLKKIESGSALPPQKLARKLERELSIKLLEEVTESVTLSKNSKSVDEGVTLWDIFEKDKKRKEGGQF; this is encoded by the coding sequence GTGACTGAATGCGAGATGTGTGGAGGTGAAGGGGCAGGATATCTTATTTTAGTGGAAGGTGCAAAACTTTTTGTTTGTCAACAATGTTCAACTCTGGGGAAAATATTAAGCAGGCCGTCAGTTGAAAGGAGAGAGAAAAACACATTCCAACCAGCGCCTAAAACTGAAGTTGAGATTGTCGACGATTACGCAAAAAGAATAAGAGAGGCTCGGGAAAAAATGGGGCTTTCCGTTTCGGTTGTAGCGGAGAGGATAAATGAGAAAGAGTCTTTTTTAAAAAAAATAGAAAGTGGGAGTGCTCTTCCGCCACAAAAGCTTGCTCGCAAATTAGAGCGCGAACTCAGTATAAAGTTATTGGAAGAAGTGACCGAATCAGTTACTTTATCAAAGAATTCAAAATCGGTGGATGAAGGGGTAACGCTGTGGGACATTTTTGAAAAAGATAAAAAAAGAAAAGAGGGGGGCCAATTTTAA
- a CDS encoding FAD-dependent oxidoreductase: protein MNKLKLYDVAIVGAGPAGLTAAIYCVRKKLSTILFESKLPGGALALTDRIENFPGFRRISGPELGEKMLFQATDLGAIYVQAQILDIKKENKSFILIGNDKNTYLSKSVVLATGASYRHLGVPGEKEFASRGVSYCAICDAAFFSEKVVAVVGGGDSAFTSARLLLDYASKVYIIHRRDEFRAGDKLLIEEVKNLGANFILNAEVKRIEGSKRVERIVFFDTKSNTEKTLPVDGVFINIGFDPANSLAKSLGAKLSEAGYVEVDSRMQTNIGGVFAIGDLTGGVKQAPVAVGHGAIVSEAVYDYVKRFSAFNE from the coding sequence ATGAACAAATTAAAACTTTATGATGTAGCAATAGTCGGTGCTGGACCCGCAGGATTAACTGCAGCGATTTATTGCGTAAGAAAAAAGCTTTCAACAATCTTGTTTGAATCAAAATTGCCCGGAGGCGCGTTGGCTCTGACAGACCGCATTGAGAACTTTCCCGGCTTTAGGAGGATTTCTGGCCCGGAGCTTGGTGAAAAGATGCTATTTCAAGCAACTGACCTTGGTGCAATCTACGTTCAAGCGCAGATACTTGACATAAAAAAGGAGAATAAGAGTTTTATTCTGATTGGAAATGACAAAAACACCTACCTCTCAAAGTCAGTAGTTCTAGCAACAGGCGCTTCATACAGACACCTTGGGGTCCCCGGAGAAAAGGAATTTGCAAGTCGTGGCGTTTCATATTGCGCCATATGCGATGCCGCATTCTTTAGTGAAAAGGTCGTGGCAGTCGTTGGAGGTGGAGATTCTGCGTTTACTTCCGCACGTCTTCTCTTAGACTACGCAAGTAAAGTCTACATAATCCACAGAAGAGATGAGTTTCGAGCTGGAGATAAACTCTTGATAGAAGAAGTCAAAAATCTAGGAGCAAATTTTATTCTCAATGCAGAAGTAAAGCGTATAGAAGGAAGCAAAAGGGTTGAGCGTATCGTTTTTTTTGACACAAAATCAAATACCGAAAAGACCTTACCTGTAGATGGTGTTTTCATAAACATAGGCTTTGACCCCGCCAACTCATTGGCAAAATCCCTTGGAGCAAAGCTTTCTGAAGCAGGTTACGTAGAGGTTGATTCTCGAATGCAAACCAACATTGGTGGAGTTTTTGCAATAGGGGATTTAACTGGAGGAGTAAAGCAAGCTCCTGTAGCAGTAGGGCATGGGGCTATAGTATCAGAAGCGGTTTATGACTATGTAAAAAGATTTTCGGCTTTTAATGAGTAA
- a CDS encoding hydroxyacid dehydrogenase encodes MPTIVVADEMEEDVLEMLSGVGKIVYKPSNIGVALTDADALVVRSATRVTRELVENCKKLKVVARAGVGLDNIDIESCEKKGIKVFNTPGSSTEAVAELTIGLMICACRNVGKAHFGMKNGKWEKKKLTGFEIEGKTLGIIGYGRIGKAVAEKAVALGMRVIASDPTAKNDAYARIVSFQELLKESDIISLHCNLTDATKGMINKEAIEMMRNGVVILNLARGELINEDALYDGCKSGKIYAVALDVYSAEPYKGKLLELDNIIFTPHIGASTQEAQKKIGVELVHKLKQELG; translated from the coding sequence ATGCCGACTATAGTCGTTGCAGATGAAATGGAAGAAGATGTATTAGAAATGCTAAGTGGAGTTGGAAAAATAGTTTATAAACCATCCAACATTGGGGTTGCTTTAACTGATGCAGATGCGCTTGTTGTTAGGAGTGCTACACGAGTAACCAGAGAACTTGTAGAGAATTGCAAAAAACTAAAAGTAGTTGCACGGGCAGGGGTGGGACTTGATAATATTGACATAGAAAGTTGCGAGAAGAAAGGCATAAAGGTATTTAACACTCCCGGTTCCTCAACTGAAGCTGTCGCTGAACTTACAATAGGATTGATGATTTGTGCTTGTAGAAACGTTGGCAAAGCACATTTTGGAATGAAAAATGGAAAGTGGGAAAAGAAAAAGCTAACCGGCTTTGAAATTGAAGGAAAAACTCTTGGAATAATAGGATATGGAAGAATTGGGAAAGCCGTAGCAGAAAAGGCTGTTGCTCTTGGGATGAGAGTGATTGCGTCTGACCCTACTGCAAAAAACGATGCTTATGCAAGAATAGTCTCTTTTCAGGAACTTTTGAAAGAGTCGGACATAATATCATTGCACTGTAACTTAACTGATGCAACAAAAGGAATGATAAATAAAGAGGCAATTGAAATGATGCGAAATGGAGTGGTGATATTAAACCTGGCCCGCGGCGAACTTATAAATGAAGATGCATTGTATGATGGATGCAAATCTGGAAAAATTTATGCTGTCGCTCTTGACGTCTATTCAGCCGAACCTTATAAGGGGAAGTTACTAGAATTAGACAACATTATATTCACTCCCCATATCGGAGCCTCTACTCAAGAAGCTCAAAAAAAAATTGGAGTAGAACTTGTGCATAAATTAAAGCAGGAGTTAGGGTAA
- the fen gene encoding flap endonuclease-1 codes for MGAEIGQLIEGRKVSLNEISGRIFAVDAYNAIYQFLSSTRQADGTPLMNSEGKVTGHLAGIFYRNSKLIENGIRVVYVFDGRPPDFKERTMEERRKVREEAEENWKDAIERGEVDEARKYAQAANELTKEMVEDSKKLLEYMGIPFIQAPSEGEAQAAEMARNGLVYAVASQDADSLLFGAPRLLRNLSITGRRKVPRKDEYVLVEPEVVELEEILRKNGLSRKKLIWLGILVGTDFNKGIKGIGVKKGLKIVRQSESLEKVKTYVERELKASFDEDVFAIENFFLNPPVIKEIELKFGVADRDNLEKFLCEKHDFSPERVRKTAESLIKSQQIKGKQTELSGWFE; via the coding sequence ATGGGTGCTGAGATAGGACAACTAATTGAAGGAAGAAAAGTCTCTCTCAATGAGATTTCTGGAAGGATATTTGCTGTCGATGCCTACAACGCCATTTATCAATTTCTTTCATCTACCAGACAAGCTGATGGAACCCCCCTTATGAACTCTGAAGGGAAAGTAACAGGACATCTTGCAGGAATATTTTACAGGAACTCAAAACTCATCGAAAATGGTATTCGAGTAGTTTATGTTTTCGATGGCAGGCCCCCAGATTTTAAGGAGAGGACGATGGAAGAAAGGAGAAAGGTGAGAGAAGAGGCTGAAGAAAATTGGAAAGACGCTATTGAAAGGGGGGAGGTAGATGAAGCAAGAAAATATGCCCAGGCAGCAAACGAATTAACTAAAGAAATGGTAGAGGACTCAAAAAAACTGTTGGAGTATATGGGAATCCCTTTTATACAAGCACCCTCAGAAGGCGAGGCACAGGCAGCAGAGATGGCAAGAAACGGGTTGGTTTATGCGGTGGCGTCTCAGGACGCAGATTCCCTTCTCTTTGGAGCTCCCCGGCTACTGCGAAACTTATCAATAACCGGTAGGAGAAAGGTTCCACGAAAAGATGAGTATGTCTTGGTAGAGCCTGAAGTCGTTGAACTTGAAGAGATACTAAGAAAGAATGGCTTAAGTAGGAAAAAGCTTATCTGGCTTGGAATCCTTGTTGGCACTGACTTTAATAAAGGTATAAAGGGAATCGGTGTAAAGAAGGGACTTAAGATAGTTAGACAATCCGAAAGCCTTGAAAAAGTAAAGACGTATGTGGAGAGAGAACTTAAAGCTTCATTTGATGAGGACGTATTTGCAATTGAAAACTTCTTTCTAAATCCACCCGTAATTAAGGAGATTGAGCTCAAGTTTGGGGTAGCAGATAGAGACAACCTTGAGAAGTTTCTCTGTGAAAAGCATGACTTCTCTCCTGAAAGAGTTAGGAAAACGGCAGAATCACTTATAAAGAGTCAGCAGATTAAAGGTAAACAAACCGAATTGAGCGGCTGGTTTGAATGA
- a CDS encoding site-2 protease family protein, whose protein sequence is MIKLNKRITLTALIFIATLFLLILLLNVELNSIIKFILAVISLTCAGTILQSIWNISGFGGLMLLRTQRGVDYLDKIARLSPTLWKFFADSGLVFGFGLFSIFLFPDLKKNIKYYAIVIPLSLFIILLFFLFAIPHILPLASSLISGIDLIAVSKEKSKGLIGDETFIYLSALIIFVGGFAIFSLIGLFYYSLTISIAVLRFIFNSDLRIKVMEPGASLLLPGINLPLWEGIIALLVLLFVHETAHGILSRVSKIRVDSAGLVLFGIIPVGAFIEPNESELLSADNLTQKRVLIAGSAANFVFSIFSFFILSIFVILSSDLRQPALYILSGNSELESGAIIRAIDSQPISENFELPKFSAGQKVRLLTDKGEKTLIADENGRLGVLYVPLSNHGIGWRFVWKDGFESLNFIYSTIALLFLLNFIVGVVNLLPLPFFDGQRIFELSVNDKRIVNAITAGVTAAFLLNFLPWLFK, encoded by the coding sequence ATGATAAAACTAAACAAGCGTATCACTTTAACCGCATTAATCTTCATCGCTACATTGTTTCTTCTAATCCTATTGCTGAACGTTGAACTTAACTCAATCATCAAATTTATCCTAGCGGTCATTTCACTTACGTGTGCAGGAACCATCCTCCAATCAATTTGGAATATTTCAGGATTTGGAGGTCTAATGCTTCTCAGAACCCAAAGGGGGGTGGATTACCTCGATAAAATTGCGAGACTTTCTCCAACTTTATGGAAGTTTTTTGCAGATTCTGGTTTAGTCTTTGGGTTCGGGCTTTTTTCCATCTTCCTCTTCCCAGATTTGAAAAAGAACATCAAATATTACGCTATAGTTATCCCCCTTTCATTATTCATTATTCTACTGTTCTTTTTGTTTGCTATTCCCCACATCCTACCACTGGCTTCGTCACTCATCTCAGGGATCGACCTCATAGCAGTAAGCAAAGAAAAAAGTAAGGGACTGATTGGAGATGAAACTTTCATCTACCTTTCAGCGCTTATTATTTTTGTTGGTGGATTTGCAATTTTTTCGCTTATTGGGCTTTTTTACTATTCTCTTACAATCTCCATTGCTGTCTTAAGATTTATTTTTAATTCAGACCTCCGCATCAAAGTGATGGAACCGGGAGCATCCCTCCTTCTTCCCGGCATAAATCTCCCCCTGTGGGAAGGAATCATAGCTCTTCTTGTTCTTCTTTTTGTTCACGAGACTGCTCACGGGATTCTTTCAAGGGTTTCTAAAATACGGGTCGATTCAGCCGGTCTTGTTCTGTTTGGAATAATCCCGGTAGGGGCATTTATAGAACCAAACGAAAGTGAACTCTTGTCAGCTGATAACCTAACGCAAAAGAGAGTTCTTATAGCCGGTTCAGCTGCAAATTTTGTTTTCAGCATATTCTCCTTTTTCATTTTATCCATTTTTGTAATCTTGAGTTCAGACTTACGACAGCCCGCTTTGTACATACTTTCAGGAAATTCTGAACTTGAAAGTGGCGCCATAATAAGGGCTATTGATTCGCAGCCAATCTCTGAAAATTTTGAACTACCAAAGTTCTCAGCAGGTCAAAAAGTTAGGCTCTTGACAGACAAAGGAGAAAAAACCTTAATTGCAGACGAAAATGGAAGACTGGGCGTTCTCTATGTTCCGCTCTCTAATCACGGCATAGGTTGGAGATTTGTTTGGAAGGATGGCTTTGAAAGTTTGAACTTTATCTATTCAACCATTGCTCTCCTCTTTCTCCTAAATTTCATAGTTGGAGTTGTAAATCTTCTCCCTCTTCCTTTTTTTGATGGACAAAGAATATTTGAACTCTCAGTAAACGACAAGAGGATAGTAAACGCCATAACAGCCGGCGTGACTGCTGCTTTTCTCCTAAATTTTCTTCCATGGTTGTTTAAATAA